CAAACCCATGCACATGTTTACTTCAGTGCGCTGGATATCAGATCTGTTCCATCTTTACGGTTTTCCACCTTTCATCTACATATAAACCAATAGGTGGGCTAAGCCATCTTAACCCTCTCTTTCAATTCTCTTATCCTCTCcaccttttaaataattttacttcATTAACCCAGAGTAGGGAGGTATCTAATTCATTTGTGAATTGTAAcataaatttagtcattttattacAGTACAGTACAGACAGATGGGTGCATAGACCTTTCTCCTTTATGGTCTTCCAGCTGCCTCGTATTGCGTTAAAATGCAGAATCAAAGTCTTGAAATAAACTTACAAGAGCTATATACAATATCCCCGCATTCAACTTACAGTTTGGTTCTTTCCTCTCTAgtattaaccaaaaaaaaaaatacttacgaAGAACAGAATCAAGTAAGGGTATCAATCGACAGCATGGATCGGACAATTAACAAAAGTCAATGCAGTATGTCAAATGTGATCAAACGGCAATCGTAAgaacaatatatatatcatttcttTCTCAAAATCAAAACCATGTTAAATATTATAGCACCAAAACTATATTTCAGGATTAGCTTCATGAAAGAACAGAACTGGTAAAGAATGGGACCTCAAGTGGGACTGTTGATAAAGGGCTGAAACCGGATTTCTTCTTCAAGCTCGAGCTCATCAGACCAGGCATCTTAAAGGTTGTATATTTTCTGTTGTCTAAGTAAATCTTAGTTCCAGCTCCTCCTTGGCCTGAAAAGTGGTGCAAATGAGACTGTTACAATTCTAAGCATCAAAGCCCCTACAACTGTTCCGTACCATTTTAGCCCTTTCTAATGCTTATAATACGATATGAAAGTACTTGTATTATCATATGTTCTTTAAATAGTATGGTTGATGGTAATACTTTCTACTCTTCTGCCGTGACCGCCAGTAGCAAGCAAGTGCTCCGAACATACAGCTAGCAATGGCAATAGCGAATGCAGCCCCAATAGGCACCACGACTGCGTTCGTTGAGGTCACCAAATCATCCAGGGTAGCATTTGCCCTATCATCAGCAAGAACGCCCTTTCCTTTGTACAAAGATATAAGTGTATTTCCATAATAACTCATTAAGAACTTGAACACTTCATTCTGGTCCCAATCAATCTGATTGGTTCCTTTATCTTTGGGACCTTGCAAGTGATAACATGAAGGACAAAGTTGCTTTGGAGGCCAAATTATCTTAGGGAACTTTGGATCTCCGGTTTTTAGAGATGCTTCTTCCTTCATTAATCTATCATTAATTTCATTATGAGCACTCCACAACCAAAGGGCAAAATCACGTGATTTCTTGAAAGGACTAGTAACTCTGCAAATCGGACGTTTGCAAATCAGATGAAGTAAACTTGGAGTGCTCAAGAAAAATAACCTGATCTGAAGTCGAAGTTACCTTGAACACATTTCATAAAAATGTTGACGGCACTCCTCACAGATAAAGAAGTTGTGAATAAAATCACATATAGATGTAAACGCAAACTGGCTTTCTCCATCCTCAATCCTCACTGAAAGTGAATGCATCAAAACCCACAATCCACAACTGTAAACAAATACAAGTAATTATTGGCATCTGATCAGATCAATTAGAAGAGAAGGCATCTCTTTTATGATTGACCTTGTGTGTGTAAAATTTTAGAATGGATATCCAATCTAAAACCAGTTGACAATAGGCTCTGGAGAGGGTCTTTTCATATTACGTGCCTAGGTTGTCCCAATTTAACAAATATGAGATTTACTTCACTTCAGCTTCACTACTCCCCCCCATAGCCCTATCACAGATGAGCTAGCAAAGGGGACAAAGCTTGCTTTGACACCATGTTAGATTTTAGAATAGACTATCATAAAACCAATTGGCAATAAGTGGAGAGGTCCTTGTTCTATTTATATGCCTGGGTTGCCCCTGACTCAACAAATGGGGATTAACTATATCTCCAGTTTAATAGTATGGGAGAACGTTTAACAAAggaaaataattttgataacATGGTTATCATTCTTTTTGATTGAATCAAGAGTGCCCCTGATTAAATGAGTCAAAAATTTTCGTTCAAAAATGTATGAGCTAAAAATTAAGGATTCCCCATCATTACCTAAAGCCCCTGGTTTCGTTCCTGCTGCCACGACAAAACATCTGCAAAAATGAACATCCAAGTGCAATAAGCAACCAATAAAAAGGAAAACTTCAAATAATATTACCAAAAGAATATTGGACGAAAAACAAAAATGGATAAATATTTTATAGAGCTTAAGCTAGAAGGAAGCAACCAACTGACAATCTCACAGCTGAAAAATATCACAAAAATTGATCCTTTGTAGTAGCTAAACGGAGAGGCATCAAATCAAATGAAATAGGTATAGCCTATGTTGCTCTgacaatttatttttctttaagcatACATGTCTGATACCGCTAGACACATATGCAGACATGGGTATGGGGATACAACCTTCCAAGTACCCTCCAAATACATCAAAAAACTAAGGGGGAAAAAATTAAACACACCCTTGTCCGATGCTCAAGTTTGAGTAACATAGGGAGTAGCAACTACTTATATGGAACTAGCAATCATCAAGTGTAATATTAGAGATTCGAGGTAACAGCAAGCAAGTGAACTAATGCCAGCGATCAAGAAGTTTCATCTAATACAAATAAACGACATTTAGCCCAGCCTACATGATAATATTTGATGTTAACATTTTTCAAATATATGcatggaaagaaaataaaaaaccaacTTTTCCTTTTAGTACCTACCCAGTATCCACGGGGAACTTCCTTTCCACAAATCTGGAAATCATGTAGCACCTCTTTCAGGTTACTGGTGGGAACATCATGTTTATCAGATGACCACATATCTAACGGGCAGAACTCATCAAAGTTCACAAGTACTTCTGCACTTCCTTTTCGGCACCTAATACAAATATACTAATAGCGCAATGAAGGAAACAACATATAAAATGAAACCAAGGTTACAATGAAAAGTAGCATTTTTACCTCTGGGAAGGATGATGAGCGACTAAAAGCTGAAGAAATTTTATAAGTGAAGCTCGAGTTTTTGATTTAATCATCTGCAGGACATCATATTTAGCAACTTTAAGAAGACATGGAGAGAAAACACATTCCTAGCTTCATATACATAAACATACACATTTGAGCATAGAGGAAAAATCTACATTAGAGATCCCTACCTTCTGTTCTAAAATGATGTCAAATGCAGTTGCGGTTGCCTCCTCCACATCATAAATGGCTTGAGCAATCTTTCACAAGCCAAATTACAAAGTTAAAATCCTAAGCAAATTGGAAACCTCAAATACACATTGTTCAAGAAGCAAACTAGAAATGCACAAAAATACCTGTCCAGGATCTGATATATTGGATGGAAGTTGCTCGTTTTCAAACTTTTCATCATCCAAGCCATATGAACTGAAAGGGAGTAATGCATAAAATCACATGACCAAAGCTGATGTAAACGTTTAATAGATAAGTGCAAATCTTTGGCATTAACTTCAGCTGCAGATCAATCAAGCACCCTCTTTTTTACAAGTACATGTGAAAACAGGAACATATTTCCTCGCACTCCAAAACCTCCCCACTACCAATAGCTGTCATACCCCACCTCCAAAAGGTGGTCTAAAGTTCCACAATGATTGCCATTTTCTAGAACTAACATAATAATCGATTCCATCAGGTGTGATAGCAAAAGCATCAACAATCATTTTGCATTTTTTACCAATAAATTATAAGTCTTAACTGTTCAGAAATCGGGCAGAGGTTTGAGTCCCATAAATGCATCCCATACACaagaatgaattttaaaattaatcttaTATTCTGTTAACTATCAGAACATCCTCCTGCATGTCATGTCATTAGTTATTAAgaaaattcttaaatatataaaattcttTTACCAAACGATTATTGAGCAATTCCCAAATGTACCAATACACATAAACAATTTTTGTGGAAAAAACTTAACCTCATTCAGAATTATGGATAGTAAATGCCTCATAATTGCATGTAGTTTACAATTCTATAATTTCAAGAGATCACTAATTCAGACTATAAAGATGTATATCAAATAAGTGGTTGATGAAGATACCTCATACCTGCCTATTTGCTTATTGATCCAATTAAGCAAGAGTTCTGCTGTTCGCCAATTATCAACTTCACGTATTTCACTTTTTTCTTGATTGGGTTTCCAGCCAGTGGAAAACTTTGTAGGAGGACCCCAAAACAGCATAGGATAGTGACTAACAGAAAACTTATCACAAAGACCGGTATTTATCTGTGCtgccaaagaaatcaaagatcCAAATTTACATTAACAAGACAGTTTTTCAACAACTGAAAACACGAGTAAGAAAGAAGTGAATCTCAAAAGGAATGCAATATTTTGTATAGTGGCTACTTAGGAGAACAAGGCTAAATAAGTAAACCAAATTACATGGAATAAAAAGAACAACCATATTACATGGAAACATTCCAACTCTTCAAAActcataaaataattgaaaacagAAAACTAATAAAGTGCTACTtctatttaatttccatattaaCAACTTTACGCTTAACTGGAGAAGGCCAGAAAGCCAGATAACATTTTCAACGGCATCTTAAATTCCAGCATTATGCTAGCCATACAAATATATGCCATTAATGAACAGGGATTTTTAAAAGTACTATTTCTATGAAGCTGCAATTTGAAGGTATTCAGAAGGAAAAATAAATACCTTTAATGCACAGTCAACCCTGGTCATCAATATGATACCAGGATGCACCGCATCAGGTCCATTGAAAAGCCTAGCAACTTTTTCATAGTGGGGCTGCAAAAATCATAAGAAAGTGAAGATATGAAAAACACTGAGTGCAAAATAGACTGCGATATACCTTGTAATTTCTGCAAGCAGGACACCTGAAAAGTAATAATCACAGAAAAGAGAGTCGTTTAACAACTGGCATGAAGCATGCAACTAAACTTTTTAGCTATGTAAAACTTAACCTAGGCAGCATGGCAGTTCTATGGAAACAGGCAAGTTCACTGCATGCAAGCACATGCACTTGTGCATAAAATGTTCCATTTTCATGAGAAAGTAAAAGCTTTTGcagttataaattacataaaattgaGCAAAAACGGAAACTATtaggaaataaattatattaagggTAATTGGATTCTGGATAAGTTCATTACTGAATCAATGCAATACATCAATCTGGCTATGAAATATGAACAACCGTGATCATTCATTGGTTTGCCAACTCATTTCCTATTTGGATGTAAAAAAAATACCCTCATATTTATGTTTATCAGAAAGTGTCAAATTTCGAAACAATTCAGGAAGGTTAGGAGGGGAAATGGCACAAGTTTGTTatagaaataaacaaaaagaacCATTGTTGAATTCTGAAAAGTCATTCCTCATATCTCACGCATTATGATATTTAAGAATACGAACATGAACTTTAAAACACCAATTCTCTATCTagtataaaaatgtgaaaagcCATCCCTCTAATTCTTAAATTCCAgcaattatatattataatacaaATGCATTCAATTATATACAAAGAAAACTGAAAAAGGTTAAAATAACCGACTTTGTTCGGTGAACAAAAAGGGACATTCAATTTCCTACATAGTGATCCATCTAATTCTTAAAATCGAGCAATTATACGTTATAATATGATGCATTCAATTATATGGAAAGGAAACTCGTAAAGATTCAATATATCCATGTCTACAATTTTAAACgtttattaacttaaaaaaaaaaaagagcatggagtgaaaaagtgaaaagaatataaattttgagtgtaCTTAGCaggaaagaaaataggagagATGATCATTTCTATCCTAATGGATAATACCCAATCCTTCCAAATTGGAAtgtgatgagagaaaatgagagccaggtgtatgttagttcaaaattatatatttttcaaatattttattttcttttcatggaaagaattctttcaaattttccttTACTATTCCTTTCGTAACACGCACACTTATGGAAAGAAATATTATATTTTCTATCGTTCTATTTTTTCTACTCTTCAATTTCtcatctttccaattttctttACATCCTAACAGGCAAAATCTTAGGAACcaaaccaaaatccatttataaTGAACCTAGCCAAACTGAACCAAACTACAATTGTTTGGATCGGCTTGATTCatctttttccaaaatttaaaaaattgtattaaattttattttccactaacttaaaaataaaataaaatattcaataaaaaatataattaggcTTTGAGTACGTTTTTGTTTTTACTTTCGAAACTAAAACGAACTTAACCGAATAGGTTTAAATTAGTATCTGAACGAAATCGAATGGAACTAATAAAAGCCAAACCAAAACTGTTCCTAACACTACGGTTCAAAATCGGTTtcggtttgtttgtttgtttgtttgctcATGCTCAGCTGTACCGGTCTTCACCACGACAACCAAATTTCAggctaattttcagcatattaagttttgatcaagtaaataaataaaataaaataaaaaatttcttccACAGTCAACACGGTCAACTACAAAGAACTATGAAAATTGAGCATATTCTTCGTTTCTAAAAGCTCAAGATTTAGAACAGTTGGTTAGCTAAGAATGGATGATTACTAAAAAAAGTACTAACCAGTGAGCGAAGAATTCGACTATAGCATAAGTAGCAGGAGTGTCCTT
The sequence above is drawn from the Gossypium hirsutum isolate 1008001.06 chromosome A05, Gossypium_hirsutum_v2.1, whole genome shotgun sequence genome and encodes:
- the LOC107959937 gene encoding sulfhydryl oxidase 2 isoform X2, translating into MSHVYWILILNLWILKATSLQSGSRTVLREIGSGGGGSDPKDYGVELNATNFDGVLKDTPATYAIVEFFAHWCPACRNYKPHYEKVARLFNGPDAVHPGIILMTRVDCALKINTGLCDKFSVSHYPMLFWGPPTKFSTGWKPNQEKSEIREVDNWRTAELLLNWINKQIGSSYGLDDEKFENEQLPSNISDPGQIAQAIYDVEEATATAFDIILEQKMIKSKTRASLIKFLQLLVAHHPSQRCRKGSAEVLVNFDEFCPLDMWSSDKHDVPTSNLKEVLHDFQICGKEVPRGYWMFCRGSRNETRGFSCGLWVLMHSLSVRIEDGESQFAFTSICDFIHNFFICEECRQHFYEMCSRVTSPFKKSRDFALWLWSAHNEINDRLMKEEASLKTGDPKFPKIIWPPKQLCPSCYHLQGPKDKGTNQIDWDQNEVFKFLMSYYGNTLISLYKGKGVLADDRANATLDDLVTSTNAVVVPIGAAFAIAIASCMFGALACYWRSRQKSRKPRRSWN
- the LOC107959937 gene encoding sulfhydryl oxidase 2 isoform X1, producing the protein MSHVYWILILNLWILKATSLQSGSRTVLREIGSGGGGSDPKDYGVELNATNFDGVLKDTPATYAIVEFFAHWCPACRNYKPHYEKVARLFNGPDAVHPGIILMTRVDCALKINTGLCDKFSVSHYPMLFWGPPTKFSTGWKPNQEKSEIREVDNWRTAELLLNWINKQIGSSYGLDDEKFENEQLPSNISDPGQIAQAIYDVEEATATAFDIILEQKMIKSKTRASLIKFLQLLVAHHPSQRCRKGSAEVLVNFDEFCPLDMWSSDKHDVPTSNLKEVLHDFQICGKEVPRGYWMFCRGSRNETRGFSCGLWVLMHSLSVRIEDGESQFAFTSICDFIHNFFICEECRQHFYEMCSRVTSPFKKSRDFALWLWSAHNEINDRLMKEEASLKTGDPKFPKIIWPPKQLCPSCYHLQGPKDKGTNQIDWDQNEVFKFLMSYYGNTLISLYKGKGVLADDRANATLDDLVTSTNAVVVPIGAAFAIAIASCMFGALACYWRSRQKSRKYYHQPYYLKNI